The Parambassis ranga chromosome 13, fParRan2.1, whole genome shotgun sequence genome contains the following window.
AATTTACCATTTTAAGAGCTCTTTAAACTCTTAGAGGGGCTAAAACTCTTCACCAGAACTGTCTAAATATAGCAGTGCATGTTCAGGACAGATAAAAAAAGGCACTCAAGAGTGAATATATACATTACATCTAttcacacaataacaataaaaacatattgtTGATACACAGAACTTATTTACAAACGTTTGCTGTATTACGAACTTTTGCTGTATTCCAGAACAGACGGAACTTCAGCATCATGAGTCCAAGTGGTCAGACTGTTTTCAGGATGCTCCCCCTCAGCCTGTGGAGTCTGGACCTGGCGTCTGGTCTCATATCACCCAAACAGTCTTTGTCCCTGTTGCTGCGTGGCAGTTCAGCTGTCGAACCTCCTCAGTCTCCTCCACCTCAACTCCTCAGCGCTGGGCTCCTCACGGACGTTGAAACCATAAGGAGGAGGGTTTCCTCTCTGGCTGGTCCGTCCTAGAGAAGCAACAATTAGCGGTACGTGTTTTAGTCGTTTGCCATCTTTCAGACTAAagctctccttcttctcctctcttacCTCTGTCATACAGACTGTTTCTGATGGCCTCCTCTAgctgctcttcttctgtcaGTCCACCAGTGTAAGACGCTGAATGATCTGCTCTGTAACCCGGTGCAGACTGATGACTTCCTGAGAATCCTCCAGAAGTGCCCCTGGAGCCTGCACACATCATAGAAATCACTTCACTGTATATCAAACTAGTTAATTAAAGGAAACAGTTACTCTGCCACAATGTCTACACAGAGGGGACAGAGTCCAAACTCAGTCCTGCGTTACAGGCACAGCTTCTCATATTCTGGAAAAAAACTATGAATGCACTCGATAACTTTTCTGTACCTGAAGTTCCGGAATAGTTGTAGAATGTTCGGGGGGATCCATTCGATGTCACAATATCTGGTGCAAACATTCACAAACAGACAATTACAGTTAGAATTGTGATGCtcatgtattgaaaattgttAAATTACAGATTACTACAACTACAAGTATTCTGCACAGACCTGCACATGTCTTCATGATCGATTTGAGTGGTCCAGAGGTGTAGAGCAGGCCGACCAGGATCCCTGACAGGTGGCCAATGAATGATGTCCTGAAGAAGCAGAGCACAGGTTACAAAGGCTGTTTCCTAGTGGAATACTGCCACCTGGTGGACACTACAATCCACTGCACGTAACAGTCAAGTGGAGGTGTGAAGAACAGATGCTCCCGCCTGCTGCTTTTCACCTCTCTACCGTCTTCAGATTTGCAGGTTTTCAATACTTTCTTCGGGCTAATTGCTGCAGTTTGTCATGTGCTGTATTCTGAAGGACTGGTAACTCACCCAGGTGATGTCACATGGATCAGCACAAGCTCCACCCAGCTAACGTAGCGATTAGGCACAAGCAAACCCATCACATAAGTGGCACCTCCAGGGTTGTAGTGGTTGTTGAGCACCTTCAGAGCAAACAGGACACCTAGAAACACGAAAAGTAAAATTGCAGCACattggttcatttttttttaatccaatttATCCTGTCTATAATTTTAGAAATTTTCTGTGTATATACCTGAAAAGCCAACGGCACACTCCTTGCTGTATGATTGGTCCTGAGTGAGCTCAGTTAGTAGTGCCTCCAACACCAGGTAGACCAACCCGGTGAGCAGAGAGAAGACTGATAACAAGTACACAAACCAGGGTCCTCCTAGACGTCGCTCCAGACCTCTACCTTTCCAGAGGAAGGACGCCATATTGAAGTACAGATGCCAGTCATCTACATGGTGCAGAGGGGACAGCAGAAGGCGGCGCCAGTCCTTATGCCAGTATGCCTGCTGGACGCTCACACAGGCCTGCAGGGGCGACAGATAACAGTCAGTATGTTTTTCTACGTTTAGTACCAGATTGAACAAAAAGTAGGACACGGCATAAATATCAGTTTTGTATTATTTGGTTTTTTTAGCTAATATCCTGGAAATAATCTTACCTGCATCAGTGGGgcagcaggaaacaggaaaaggtACACATTGAGAGCCAGGACAGCCAGCGTGCCCGGGGGGATGTTGTCCAGGCCCACCTGGAGCACCTGGGAAGCCAGGAGCAGCAAAGCCAGGTGGGATCCTCTTTGTCTGCTTTGCATAGTGAAACAACCTGGGAAGAAGCAGACAGACCTGACCATTTACAGCAATGCTGATCTAGAATCTGATCCATCTAGAAATGGAGTCATAAGACAAAGACCACAATCAGGATTCTCTGAGGAGTCTAGATCTGTTAGAACACCAGTCAAATTATTCCTAAACCTACAGAGAGGTTATTAATCCATCCCCACGTTGTGTCTGAAATTCATTGTGTATATAGTACCCACGCAGGTAAAGGATGAGCACAGGTATAATATTATATGTTCTTTTTAATTTAACCATTATATGATTTCGCTTAAGTTTTTCATGATCCATGTAAACACCAAACCTCTAACAGAGACGATCAGGTTATCCCTGTCGTTAAAGTTCTATTTATGAACGGTTGTACATGGCTGCAGCAAGCTGTAAGTTCAATTAACGATTGGTAATAGCTAGACAATCATACTTCTTAAATGTTTCTGCACCAGTGTTGTCTTAAATTTCACTTACTGTGAGTTCAGCCGGTTGTTTTGAAGCGCTTCCTCGCTctaaagctaatgctaatgctaacggTTAGTGCGATTAGTCAGGGATCCAACACGGAGAGTAAAAGAAAAGTAAGTTTAACGGTGGCAGACAAAAACACGCGTTAGTTAAATACTTCTACATCTAACGTCTGGGTGTGTTTTTCTTGGGATGTCATCATTTCCTGGTAGCGTGTAGTTGTAGGAACTGTTTTCAGCGAGGCGCGCAATTTGATTGGCTCACGTAAACAGGAAGACGGTAGCTGATTGGTGGGTTTGCATGGAGGCTGCaccaggcagagaggaggactatTATAAACATGACAGAGCATCACTTCCAGGTGATGTGACTCACGATACGTTTAACCCCTTAAGTCTGCATGAAAGTTTTATCAatgaagtgtgtatgtgtgtctgtgtatatagAGAGGTGGAcacattaaccctttaaagCATGTCAGTGATCAGATTCACATGATTAAAGTAACATACAAATAGTAAGTATTTGCTATTAATATTTTTATGAAATACATATaaagtgtttgtatttattattaatgtaaAATTCATCTTTTAAGATTtttgtttataaaaataaagtaGTCACACATTTGCAATTACAATAGATGTGCTTTCTGATAGTGCCCTCCAGTGGTGGCAGAGAGAAGTGGgaaattaattgattaattattaatttaatttaacacaAATACAAAGATATTAGAGGCCTTGAGACTGCGTGGCTGATGGTTTTATAGCTATTATATTAAACATAGATGATCTATGTTAACATACATGAAGTGGCCCGTCTGCCCTCCATGTTTTTAGACACAGCAGGTTAACCCCTCGATCTGGTCTTCAGCAGGCATCAATTACCAACACGTGCGCCAGGTGTCGCACGCCGTTTCTCCATCAATTATTCAGAAGCATCTCTCCCACACCGGCCGGGCTCACGTTTCTTTAGTCCCAGGTACGTGTCAGGCACGTTTTATTCGTACAGTTTGTACAGTTTTTATGCCTTAGAGCTGGTGGAGAGGCTGTTGCTATAGTAACAGCGGTGCGAAGGCAGATACAGCAGCCGAGGATGTTTTCTGAGGAGCACGTTTAGATTATTACCGGAAACACACTGGggttcttttcaaaataaaagcggtgtctcagcagcaacacacatctCTGGACCCATGCACACGTCTGTCAGGCCGGAGTGTTTCTGTCAAACACCAGGAgaaaagctttatttaaaatgcACCGAATACAGACGCAGAtccatcatttaaaaacataatatttACTTTGAAAGCGAGAAGCGGAAGTGCGTTtggtgtgtgcgtgcgtgcttGAAGCTGGCAAGTCAGGCACGAGCGggagtggaggagaaggagctgaggcaggtacaggtgtgtgcgtgcgcgcgcccgcgtgtgtgcgtgtgtttgtgtgttcatgaaTGTAGAGGAGGCAGGAAGCGGCGTGGAGAAGAGACGGAGAAGGGTGAGAGGAGGACAAAGGAGCCGGgcgacaggaggaggaagagttgaagagagagaaggaagaagaagaagaaggagcagcagagaggggaggaTGTCGGAGAGGGTCGCTTCGTGTGGGAGCCTGTATGACAGCACCAACCTGCTGCTACAGTACTGCAACAACGGTGAGCCCCAGCGCCCTGCACCCAGACAGGCTGCTGCAGGGCGCCTATTtcagtaaacaataaaaaatacagatttCATACGCTTATTTTAGATAAATTAACAAGAAAAAATGGTGGAAATACTGaagcattttatttgtttagtgtCTAAAAATGTATCAGCTTCTTCATCACTCTATGTTTTACATATTAATATAACTATTGCAGTGAATCCGATGTTGGTTTTAGACATTTTTGTGTCTTATGTTCAAGCTTCTCTTTTATTAAGTAGGCAGAAATCATTTCTGTATTTAAAGAGACCTTCAGTCTTTttggaaacatgtttatttttgtaggTATTGCTGTATTGTGGATGTCCCACCCATTGGTTTCATTTGCTGTTATGTAGAAGTGTGTGGCCAGCATCCTCACCCACAGCTGGAGGAAAACACACTTCACTTACTCCCTGTTACACCCACAGCGTGGACCGGATGCTGGTTGTCTTTAATCTTATCACGACTGCCATTTGAGCTTCAGCCTGTGAACATGATCCAGATTTGAATTGTATGTTTTCATAGTGATTTGACagtttcctcctgtgtgtgtgtgtctgtgtgtgtgtgtgtgtgtgacaaccTGCTTACAGTAACAAATACAATGCAAATActccttcactgctgctgctgatggtatCTGTGATGACAATGGAGGATTGTGACTGATGAGTTTCAGAGTAGCGGCCATATTGGTTTAGATGTAAATATCATGGTGAGTGTgatgtgttctgtctgtgtatcGACACACCGTCCCTGCTGCACTGAATGTTGCAGACGGCCATATTGAGTGGCAGGTGGAGAGACAGTGAGGGGTCACAGGACTCTGATCCAAGATGTGGTGTGAGTACTGTGGTCCAGAGGCCTCCTGCGGCTCGCCGGGGTCAGAATCCTTTCTGTAAGGGAGCGTTACAGGAGCTCAGAAGATAGGACTGATGTAAAATGCAAAGCGTGGAGCAGCGGCTCGCAAAAGATGAGGATGCTCACAGACACAGGTCTGTCTGACCCTGATGGATTTTGTGAGTGTTTGGGTGCAGGTCCTCATAAGTGTGGGAATCaggccagttctgtgtgtgttcgccCACATTTCCAGATATTATTGATGCTCTGaggttattttaaaaaaaaaaaaaaagtattttcttCGACcactcagaggtcagaggtcacgcaGCCTGGAGCTTGGAAGGATCTGGCATCCTGTCAGGGGCATCTGAGACTGAGCTCCTTCTCAGTATGCCCCCTGCTCatcctgtcactgtgtgtgtaccagCACGGCTGCAGAGTCTGAACCCTTACgatgacacacactctcacctgcactgtgttaaaacatgttggagccattttcacacacagcaggggagCTGGTGGTGGATATGAGGTCAGAAATCACATGCACAGATGTACGTTAACCATCATCTAAAACTGATGCTTAAAATAGGCCTGAGTGAGGTGTGAATCAGACACGTGAGCATCATGAACCGCGGGAGAGACGCAGGTGAGAAGAAGAGCCCGTTTGGGAAGTTAAGTGAGCTTTAATCAACCTTCctttcttgctgtgtgtgtgtgtgtgtgtgtctttaactCTTCAGACCTGCCATCTGTCCCTTTACTGTAACCAGAGATCCTCCATGTTGTTTAAACCGGCTTGCATCGTGAGCCATGTTGTATTGTACTCAGCAAGCTTCATGGCAAATGAGGTAAACTCCACCCATGGGACTCCAAGCTGCTTCGTTTAATAAGCTCAGCGCTCAATAACATTCAAATTGCACATACGAGAGACTGCATGAAGCCAAGCTAACACTTGTTGATGCCCCTTTAACAGCCGAGTTTATTTAAAAATCCAGCGATCGGAGGCTGCCTCTGTTTTCTCCATGAAGATGCACACATTAGCGCAGCACGGTATCTGTGGGAAACATTTAAGAGCTGTACAACCTGCAGGGTTTCCTGCAGAGCGCAGGCTGTTCTCTTCAGCTGAAGATTGAAACCAGTCGGCGCTGAAGCAGTGTGCcgagtgttacagcagcaccacctgtcaatcacgctgctgctcagctgtgactttctgactttgtgttgtgttgatgaaaagaacaaaaagaatACGGAGCAGGAAACCTTGTGTGTTCTCAGTTTATTTGTtgtttctctaaaaaaaaacgGAGGATTTGCATTAATATCCAGCTGTGGATGGAAAAGGCTGCATAAAGGCCAGCACGGTGTTGCTTGTGcaggggtgttttttttttttggcctgcaTCTCCATCCCAGCCTTAAACAGGGGCGGATAGTTGGAGGAAGCACGGCAACATTTGCCTGTTTAATCTGATGAACCAGAGGCTGTGTGTCGCAGTAAGAAACACGACACAGTACACACGTGTTTAATGTATTAGACACAGCATATTTTatgttatatgtgtgtattgAATGCATCAAAGCACGGTCTCCTCTTGGTTGATTTGTGTGCATAACTGTGTGtagagtgaaggattatgggtcTTCAGCTTAATGAGAGTGCATAGACGAGTGTAGCTCGACTGCCGTCGATTTTGTGTTTATGACTTTATAACATACACATGAGATGGGCGCTGTGATGTTTAGTATATGTTCAGCTGTGGGAAGCTGGTAGGACTGAAGCAACAGTGCACAGTGTTATTATTCATTTGGTTTCTTATCATGTGATTTGAGCTTTTCCTGTTGATGTGTAGCCATGTGGTGCataaactttgtgtgtgtgtgtgtgtgtcattgatCCCTGAGTCGGGCTCTGCAGCATCTCTTCCTGGTGGTGCCTGGCTGTACAGATGCTGATGCtggtgcagtgtgtttgtgtggcccTACGCCAGGCTCCACCCCTTCTggctctctctttcctctgcctATAGCTAATGAGACaggggaagaaggaggaggaggaggagggatgtaagagaaggaggagaagaggaggaaggcagcGGAGGAGGATGGTAAGAGGAAGAGGGAGTGGTCTGAGAAAGGGAGGGGTTCTGGTTAGAGAGGATGGGCAGTGATTTGTGTgtaaaagagagggagagtgatcGGACGGGTAGGGGAGGGCAGACCGAGTCTAGAGAGAGCCcgagaggggaggaagagtgAAAGCAAGTGGACgacctggctgtgtgtgtggattgacTGGCTGGCTGATTGACAGGAGGAGTGACCAGGCTGTCGGCGTGGTACAATGGCAGGTAGGCGAGACGAGctccaccttcatcatcactttACCGCTGCATGAATATTTCAGCAACCATCAATTTTCTGATTACCAGGCACCGACCTACCATTGTCCACTCCACCCCCTCTCTatcattatcacacacacacacacacagagccttcCCTGCTTTTCATCATCCACATCTTTCTGCCGGTCCTCCACCCATGTTTGATTTTCCTCTCTTACGTCTAACTCCTCCCAGTTTTCCTCCgcctctccttcatccttttgttttctcgaccccccccccccccccccccacccgccCACCCCCCCTTCGTCTCAGGTTGTTCTCCTGTTTCCTGACAGCAGCCATGTGTTTGCATCAGCCTCACACATCAGCTGCTTGCACTGTCTGTGCTGGGATGAAGGGGGAAGTTGGCTCATGTTTGGCCTGCAGCTGAATATCAAACAGATCTGACCTCACATGGTTATGAGGAGAGTAATGGAATAGCACTGAGGTGTaaccactgtttgtgtgtgtgtgtgtgtgtgtttgataattCAAGGGCAAACGAAAAGTAGCCGAGGCTGCGGCGCTTTTTAAACAGGTGTCCtgacaggagaggagatgaaggtgaaccctgctgctctgctctttcctctcctctctcagcatgtggcctttttttttctttctcttcagtATATATGCAACAtgtaacatgtttaaaaaaccTGACAAGTCAGATTGAATTATTTGATGTATCTTTTGTTCCTGTCTGATGATTCATCAGGCTGCAGGACAGCATTCCCCTCAGTTCCAGTAATAGTTAAAGTTGTGCACAGAAGTCAGGATCTGACTCTGGATTTTCAGTTTACAGAGTTGGCAGCATGTCAGTGCATCATTGTTAGCATGTCAGCTAGCTGTTAACATGTACAGCATCCTGTAACCTGCTGAAactgacatgctaacagcaCTTAGCATAGGATTAGATATAATCTGAAACACTGCTGAGCTCTGATTTCCTCTGGTGCCACTCAGATGGTagaaatatgttttattatttatttaaaaaaaaattacatgcTTGAAGATGATACATAATATTTGCATGGGTATGCTGCTGATGACTGGAACAGAACACCAGCACGGCATTACTTGTGCACCATCTGTCATGGTGTTTAAAAGGAACATGAGCAGGGATGTGGGCTTTTCTTTAGCTAACAGGCCAGAGGTTCTGTGTTGAGTGAGGTTGGAGTGTATGTCTGATTTTGACCAGTGGTCATAGCCAGCAGGTATCCAGTCCTGTGATGCATGCTCAGCCCGCCTTCACGTACAGATTCTGCTTCATTTGTCCAATTTATTCAGCATTATTCTCACCCTAAAACATTCAACAATGAAGCCCGGTGTAATGCCGCCTCGGTGCGTGCAGTGGTGCGGTCACACAGCAGTCGGGTCAGAGGTCCATTAAAATGTTCTGCCTCTGTGCAGAGGTAGGGGTGCGTTACAGACTCTCATAGAACAGGCTGTTAAAAAAGGGCTGACGTCACATTTTGTAGCGTAAATAAACAGAATTTATATTGGCAGCTATGATCATTACCAAGTGtctattacatttacattacatgtaaAACGGTTCTGCTCTTGTACAATTgaagggctgtgtgtgtggttgcagAACTGGTTGCTCCGGGTTTCTCCTGGGTTTTTCCTGCTCCATCCAGTTTACATatcaagcagcagcagtttagATAAACACGATTATTGCAGTTAAAAATTAATCATTCTTCTCGCTCTGCTCCCGCCTCTTCATCCGTTCTCTCCCCTTCCACTCGTGATCTCCTCCCACCTGCATCTGTCCTCTGGTTCTTCAGTTTAATAACTCATCTTTGTTTCTCTTATGCTCACTGGTTCAGTTTAAGTTTAAATCCCTGACAGCTGGGATGATGGATTACTCATGAATTATGTGTGTAATTTCTTTAATGGTGCATTGATTCTGAATCAGCATTCAGGCTGTAATTAGGACTAATGAAAGGTTCCAAACCCACCTTTTCATTAGATGATGGAGGCCTGAGACAAATTGGCCTTGTGCTGCTGGTCCTGCCATGCAAATGTCCCCTGGGCTTCATGTTTGTATGTAAAGCTGAAGCTTGATTTCCCCGTGGCCCCTTCCTGTCTCATTTGACTGTGAGATGCGATAGGGGAACAGTAACAGTAATCCCTGTGTCCTCCGGCTCGGTTTGCAGCGCTGAGgtaatgcatgctgggaaactgTACAGGCTGTGCATCTCTGTTACCTGCTACTAGCTTTAAGATGTGTGGGGAACAATGTAAATCTGATCTagtaatgatgatgatataGAAGTGATGGAAGAGTCTAAATATTCTCCCCAACTGGAAACCTGTTTTCGACTTTATAAGGTTGTAATCTGTTGATGTGGGCCACAGATGAATAA
Protein-coding sequences here:
- the rhbdd1 gene encoding rhomboid-related protein 4, which translates into the protein MQSRQRGSHLALLLLASQVLQVGLDNIPPGTLAVLALNVYLFLFPAAPLMQACVSVQQAYWHKDWRRLLLSPLHHVDDWHLYFNMASFLWKGRGLERRLGGPWFVYLLSVFSLLTGLVYLVLEALLTELTQDQSYSKECAVGFSGVLFALKVLNNHYNPGGATYVMGLLVPNRYVSWVELVLIHVTSPGTSFIGHLSGILVGLLYTSGPLKSIMKTCADIVTSNGSPRTFYNYSGTSGSRGTSGGFSGSHQSAPGYRADHSASYTGGLTEEEQLEEAIRNSLYDRGRTSQRGNPPPYGFNVREEPSAEELRWRRLRRFDS